The segment AGGCGGTGGCCCTCCTGAACGAATGGGGAGCCTTCACGCTCCGTAAGTCGGTGGAGGATGTGGCCGAGGCTCTTGGGGTCAGCCGCTTCACCGTCTACAACTACCTGGAGCGGGCCGGCAGCGACTGAGCCCGACACGGCCTGCCGGTCGGCCCGCCGGTACGGTCCGGCGCCATGGCTGACGGCTCCCTCCCCGAAGACGAGCTGGCCCAGGTCGACGCTGTCGGTCTGGCTGCCCTGATCCGCGACGGGCAACTCTCGCCGGTCGAGGCCGTGCAGGCCACCATCGACCGCATTGAGCACCTAGACGGCGAGATCAACGCTGTCATCCACCGGCAGTTCGACCAAGCGCTAGCTCTGGCCGCCTCCCCCGACCTTCCCGACGGACCGTTCCGGGGCGTTCCCATGCTCATCAAGGACCTGTGGGCCACCGAAGCCGGACAACCCCACCACGGCGGTGTCCAGGCCCTGAAGGACGCCGGTTTCACCGCCGACGAAGACGCCAACCTGGTCACTCGGTACAAGGAGGCCGGGTTCGTGATCGTCGGCCGGACCAACACCCCGGAGCTGGGCCTGGTGGCCACCACCGAACCGACGTCCACCGGGCCGTGCCGGAACCCGTGGAACACCGGGTACAGCACCGGTGGCTCGTCCGGAGGGGCGGCGGCCGCGGTGGCGACCGGCATGGTGCCAGCGGCCAACGCCAGCGACGGCGGCGGTTCGATCCGTATCCCGGCCGCCATGTGCGGCCTGGTCGGGCTTAAGCCCTCGCGGGGACGGGTGTCCCAGGGGCCCCGCGAAGAGTGGAGCCTCTCTTGCCAGCACGTGGTCTGCCACACCATGCGTGACACAGCGACCATCCTGGATGCCTGCGCCATCCCGTTTCCGGGCGACGGCGTGGTGGCGCCGGATCATGGACGACCCTACGCGGACCGAGTCGGTACTGACCCGGGACGCCTCCGCATCGGGCTTATGGCCGACAACCACCGGGTGCCTACCCACGCCGACTGCGAAGGGGCAACCCGTCGGACCGCCGACCTGCTGTCCGACCTGGGCCACCAGGTGGTGGAGTCGCGACCCGAGGCGTTCACCCAGCTCAGCCAGATGAACGACCTGGCGTGGGCCTTCACCGTTCACTGGTCGACCGGTGCCGTGGTAAGCCTGATGACCCTGGGCGAGCAATTGGGCCGGGAGGTGACCGCCGACGACGTGGAGCCGGGAACCTGGTTCCTGGCCGAGCGCGGCCGAGACTGGACCGCCCCCGACTACCTCCGGGCCCAGGGGATCATCGGTCGCTGGCGCCGGAGCATGGCCGCCTGGTGGGAGGACTTCGACCTCCTACTCACCCCGACCACCGCCCTGCCCCCACCACGGCTCGGCGAGCTCACACCCAGCGACGACGACCCGGTCCGGGGATCCCGGGCGTCCATCCCCTACTCGCTATTCACCTCGCCGTTCAACACGTCAGGACAGCCGGCCATCTCTCTACCCCTCGGCTCCTCGGACGGCCTACCTGTCGGGGTTCAGCTGGTGGCGGCCTACGGCCGGGAGGACCGGCTGATGTCGGTGGGTGGCCAGTTGGAGCGGACCGTGGAGTGGTCGGCCGACCGGGCCCCTATTCACGCCTGAGGTCGTTCGTCGGGGACACCGACGGTGGAGTCAGGCGTCCAGGACGCTCGTTCCAGCTCCCTTGAGGTCGACCACCGGAGGTTCGGTAGACCACGGGAAGTTGATCCACCTGTCGGGGTGGCACCACAAATACTGGCAGTCGACCATCGACTGCGGCTTCTGGTAGAGCACCGCCTCCCGGACTTCGGCCACCTGGGCCAGCGCCGTCTCGCGGACTAGGGCCAGGGTGTGGCCGGTGTCGGCCACGTCGTCGACGATGAGGACGTGCGCTTTGTCGAGGTCGACCCAGTCGACGTAGGGCGGCAAGACCACCGGCAGGTCGAGGCGTTCATCGACACCGGTGTAGTACACCACGTTGATCACGTAGAGGTTTTTGACCGCCAGGGCGTAGCCCAGCGAGCCGGCCACGAACATGCCGCCCCGGACGATGGAGAGGATCATGTCCGGCCGGTAGTCGTCATCGGCCACCATCGTGGCCAGTTCCCGGACGGCGGTCCCGTACAGGACCCAGTCCATCTCCTCGCGTTCGCTCACCTACGCCCCCTGGTCGCGGTCGCCGCACGCTAGTCGGTCAGCCCGGCCTCAGTCGTAGGTCGCTCCGACCCGCCAGCAGCCGTCCTCGAGCACCACCAGGCGGGCCGTGTCGTCGGTGGTGACCACCTGCAGGCGGACCCGGCGGCGACGGCGGCCCGGATCCCACCAGCGCTCCTCCACCGGCCACGGTCCAGACCAGGTGGCCACGGCCAAGACCGGGTCTGCGGCCCGGTCGCCGAGCCGCAGACCGGCCGGGGGGGCCGACAGTCGACCCCGACCGTCGACCCGCACCATCCGGCCGTCGGCGTCGAACACCTCGGCCGGGGCCGGGTCGGCATGCACG is part of the Acidimicrobiales bacterium genome and harbors:
- a CDS encoding phosphoribosyltransferase; amino-acid sequence: MSEREEMDWVLYGTAVRELATMVADDDYRPDMILSIVRGGMFVAGSLGYALAVKNLYVINVVYYTGVDERLDLPVVLPPYVDWVDLDKAHVLIVDDVADTGHTLALVRETALAQVAEVREAVLYQKPQSMVDCQYLWCHPDRWINFPWSTEPPVVDLKGAGTSVLDA
- a CDS encoding helix-turn-helix domain-containing protein translates to MEDVAEALGVSRFTVYNYLERAGSD
- a CDS encoding amidase — protein: MADGSLPEDELAQVDAVGLAALIRDGQLSPVEAVQATIDRIEHLDGEINAVIHRQFDQALALAASPDLPDGPFRGVPMLIKDLWATEAGQPHHGGVQALKDAGFTADEDANLVTRYKEAGFVIVGRTNTPELGLVATTEPTSTGPCRNPWNTGYSTGGSSGGAAAAVATGMVPAANASDGGGSIRIPAAMCGLVGLKPSRGRVSQGPREEWSLSCQHVVCHTMRDTATILDACAIPFPGDGVVAPDHGRPYADRVGTDPGRLRIGLMADNHRVPTHADCEGATRRTADLLSDLGHQVVESRPEAFTQLSQMNDLAWAFTVHWSTGAVVSLMTLGEQLGREVTADDVEPGTWFLAERGRDWTAPDYLRAQGIIGRWRRSMAAWWEDFDLLLTPTTALPPPRLGELTPSDDDPVRGSRASIPYSLFTSPFNTSGQPAISLPLGSSDGLPVGVQLVAAYGREDRLMSVGGQLERTVEWSADRAPIHA